Proteins found in one Fulvitalea axinellae genomic segment:
- a CDS encoding RNA polymerase sigma-70 factor, giving the protein MRDRLAGTQERRLRSGDVSYFEELFRSFYRPLLSYSAPIVGDWEVAEDVVQGVFERLWKERKRLEMKTTMRSYLFQCVYSRSLDVLRKEKVRREYRERSLVKVNAGESETLGNITYPELESRVRSAVERLPAQCRRVFEKSRYAGMSNADIAEDLGISVKTVEVHMSKALKRLRSDLGDFLILCLFYGII; this is encoded by the coding sequence ATGCGAGACCGGCTAGCTGGAACACAGGAAAGACGCTTGCGCTCTGGGGATGTCTCTTATTTTGAGGAGCTGTTCCGGAGTTTTTACCGCCCGTTGCTCTCCTATTCGGCGCCTATCGTCGGGGACTGGGAGGTGGCAGAGGACGTGGTCCAAGGCGTGTTCGAGCGTTTGTGGAAGGAGCGGAAACGGCTGGAGATGAAGACTACGATGCGCTCGTACCTGTTTCAGTGCGTGTATAGCCGTAGCCTGGACGTGTTGAGGAAAGAGAAAGTCCGCCGCGAATATAGGGAGCGCTCGTTGGTAAAGGTAAACGCCGGCGAGTCCGAGACCTTGGGAAATATCACTTACCCCGAACTGGAAAGCCGGGTAAGAAGCGCCGTGGAACGTCTGCCGGCCCAATGCAGGCGAGTTTTTGAGAAGAGCCGATATGCGGGAATGTCCAACGCCGACATAGCCGAGGACTTGGGTATTTCCGTAAAAACGGTAGAGGTGCATATGTCGAAAGCCCTGAAACGCCTGCGTTCCGACTTGGGTGATTTTTTAATTTTATGCCTTTTCTACGGTATCATCTAG
- a CDS encoding RtcB family protein — protein sequence MGKNKIKGKDLKKIGFELEEATSLALNIMAKHFKYHSKQEKIDILSALLEAPKEYLEHETLAPIAQKLMMRHKLKPLNGLLDEAPEDCEVFGRKLIDKTAFHQINVASRLPVARASALMPDAHAGYGLPIGGVLATENAVIPYGVGVDIGCRMALSVFEAPDSYLERHRSPLKKALLDSTFFGMGQRCPKPMDHEVMHDPAFTDTPLLRHLKDKAYKQLGTSGSGNHFVDIGALQLHDGNPLNLPAGKYLGLLSHSGSRGMGASIAKYYTDLALRECRLPAEARYLAWLAMDTDPGREYWKAMNLAGDYAKACHDQIHMRMAKAIGMKPLATVENHHNFAWKTKVDGKEMIVHRKGATPAAKGELGIIPGSMTAPAYLVEGRGNRKSLFSASHGAGRLLSRKAASEATTMHELRKSLRKQGVSLIGGGTDEAPLAYKPIADVMDAQQDLVDIFGIFEPKIVRMDEGK from the coding sequence ATGGGAAAGAACAAAATCAAGGGGAAAGACCTCAAAAAAATCGGCTTCGAACTGGAAGAAGCCACCAGCTTGGCGCTGAATATCATGGCCAAGCACTTCAAATATCATTCGAAACAAGAGAAAATCGATATCCTCAGCGCCTTGCTTGAGGCACCGAAAGAGTACTTGGAACACGAAACCTTGGCGCCCATAGCTCAGAAACTGATGATGCGCCACAAACTGAAGCCCCTAAACGGGCTGTTGGATGAGGCGCCAGAAGATTGCGAAGTCTTCGGCAGAAAGCTGATAGACAAGACAGCTTTCCATCAAATCAATGTGGCTTCAAGGCTTCCCGTAGCACGGGCCAGCGCCCTGATGCCCGACGCCCACGCCGGTTACGGCTTGCCTATCGGCGGCGTACTCGCCACCGAAAACGCCGTGATTCCGTACGGAGTGGGGGTGGACATAGGCTGTAGGATGGCCCTAAGCGTATTCGAAGCGCCGGATTCTTACTTGGAAAGGCACCGTAGCCCGCTGAAGAAGGCCTTGCTCGACAGCACTTTCTTCGGTATGGGACAGCGTTGTCCAAAGCCTATGGACCATGAAGTGATGCATGATCCCGCCTTTACGGATACGCCTTTGCTTAGACACCTGAAGGACAAAGCTTACAAACAGCTCGGCACTTCGGGCTCGGGCAACCACTTTGTGGATATAGGAGCGCTACAACTGCACGACGGAAATCCGTTGAACCTGCCGGCCGGCAAGTACTTGGGCTTGTTGTCGCACTCCGGGTCGCGAGGTATGGGAGCGTCTATCGCCAAGTATTACACCGACTTGGCCCTAAGGGAATGCCGGCTTCCGGCCGAGGCCCGCTATCTGGCTTGGCTGGCAATGGATACGGATCCCGGCAGGGAATACTGGAAAGCGATGAATCTGGCCGGCGACTACGCCAAGGCTTGCCACGACCAAATCCATATGCGGATGGCCAAAGCTATAGGCATGAAGCCCTTGGCTACGGTGGAAAACCACCACAACTTCGCTTGGAAGACGAAGGTGGACGGTAAGGAAATGATCGTACACCGCAAGGGGGCTACACCCGCGGCGAAAGGCGAATTGGGCATAATCCCGGGATCAATGACCGCTCCCGCCTACTTGGTGGAGGGCAGAGGAAACCGCAAAAGCCTGTTCTCGGCCTCGCACGGAGCGGGAAGACTCCTGTCCAGAAAAGCGGCTTCTGAGGCCACTACCATGCACGAACTCCGCAAAAGCCTGCGCAAACAAGGCGTAAGCCTGATTGGAGGCGGTACGGACGAGGCCCCTTTGGCCTACAAACCCATCGCGGACGTAATGGACGCCCAACAGGACTTGGTTGACATCTTCGGTATTTTCGAACCCAAAATCGTGAGAATGGATGAGGGGAAATAG
- a CDS encoding TonB-dependent receptor, which produces MEKLLPNQRKVPAGAFGGLLLPIFFLMTLFVSVSTAQAEDKRITFEAKGVLLSEILDFVRENTDYEVFYREDQVNEYRRISVSVRNKDVNVLLRKALRGSGLTYEITGNQIVVLPKKPTPAPEPAQAQGFLLSGRVIDAANGEGLPGATVQVLGKTGGMITDVEGNFSMKVNLGNKLQVSFIGYQTQTVTVTSKNKLLVSMDEQTDELETVTVVAFAEQEKKSVVASVTTIKPEELRVPSSNLTTALTGQVPGVLAFQRTGEPGEDNAQFFVRGVTTFGESSNPLILIDGIELGTEDLAGLHPDDIASFSIMKDAAATALYGARGANGVILVNTKQGVEGKIKVSMRFDNIISMPTKDIDLADPITYMKLHNEAVKTRDPLGELPYTQDKIVNTERGMNQYVYPQNDWYNDLFKRYAFNQRANLNIRGGGKIAQYYVSGSFSKDNGVLKVDNRNNFNNNIDLKKYSLRSNIDIKLTQTTKAKIMLSSRIEDYVGPLDGGSDLYRKVMRSNPVLFPAVYAPDEANEFTPYPLFGNFEDGSYINPYAEMVKGYKEKSSSTIATQFQLDQDLGFITEGLRANALVNLTRKSYFDVSRFYKPFYHTVDSYDRDQDKYTLHTINPDGANGGTDFLDYQEGDKKVQSTIYFQGILNYKKDLGGDHTLASQLIYIMRSHSFANAGTLQTSLPSRNMGLSGRFNYYFKDRYFTEFNFGYNGSERFHESERFGFFPSAGLGWMVSEEPFFESLSNTVSKLKIGLTYGLTGNDNIGSSSDRFFYLSEVKLNNGARSARFGTNFDEVKEGSSILRYADPSITWETAYKTNFSVELDMWNSWETRLDVFHEKRTNILIDRTNISAAAGFQAPIRANVGEAQSQGFEISSRYARSLGKDLFLAFKGSLTYATSEILKYDEPDYSDTPWRSREGRPINQTWGYVAERLFVDDEEIRNSPEQTFGPYSAGDIKYKDIDGDGKITTADKVPIGTPTAPEITYDFGASLSYKNWDVNFFFKGYGNTAFWINPGAMAPFVDNDGKGGVTSNNALMQVIADNHWSEENRNLYALWPRLAADLGDWGNNTQTSTWYMREGDMLRLKSLELGYTFDKNLTSRWGIDKFRIYFTGNNLLAFSKFKLWDPEMAGNGLAYPIQRSFNLGVHVTL; this is translated from the coding sequence ATGGAAAAATTATTACCGAATCAACGGAAGGTTCCCGCGGGGGCCTTTGGTGGACTCTTATTGCCTATTTTTTTTCTGATGACCCTGTTTGTGTCGGTTTCCACGGCGCAGGCGGAAGACAAAAGAATCACTTTTGAGGCCAAGGGAGTATTGTTAAGCGAAATCCTGGATTTTGTCAGAGAGAATACGGATTACGAGGTTTTCTACCGGGAAGACCAAGTGAACGAGTACCGCAGAATTTCCGTCAGCGTTCGGAACAAGGACGTGAACGTGCTGTTGCGGAAAGCCCTCAGGGGAAGCGGTCTCACCTACGAAATTACGGGAAACCAGATTGTGGTATTGCCGAAAAAGCCCACACCCGCTCCGGAACCGGCGCAAGCCCAAGGCTTCCTGCTTAGTGGCCGGGTGATCGACGCGGCCAACGGCGAAGGCCTGCCGGGAGCCACGGTTCAGGTTTTGGGAAAAACCGGCGGTATGATTACAGACGTGGAAGGTAACTTTTCCATGAAAGTGAATCTGGGTAACAAGCTTCAGGTTTCGTTTATCGGTTACCAAACCCAAACGGTTACCGTCACCAGCAAAAACAAGCTTTTAGTAAGCATGGACGAGCAGACCGACGAACTGGAAACCGTAACCGTCGTGGCTTTCGCCGAACAGGAAAAGAAAAGCGTTGTGGCCTCGGTCACCACTATTAAGCCCGAAGAGCTCCGGGTGCCGTCCAGTAACCTAACCACGGCGCTGACGGGCCAAGTGCCGGGCGTTTTGGCCTTCCAGCGTACGGGCGAACCCGGCGAGGACAATGCCCAGTTCTTTGTCCGTGGCGTCACCACTTTCGGCGAAAGCTCGAACCCGCTGATCCTTATCGACGGAATTGAGCTCGGCACGGAAGATTTGGCTGGCCTCCACCCCGACGATATCGCAAGTTTTTCCATTATGAAAGACGCCGCCGCCACGGCTCTTTACGGCGCTCGCGGTGCCAACGGCGTTATTTTGGTCAATACCAAGCAAGGTGTGGAAGGCAAGATAAAAGTGTCGATGCGTTTCGATAATATCATTTCGATGCCGACCAAAGACATCGACTTGGCCGATCCGATTACGTATATGAAACTCCACAACGAGGCGGTGAAAACCCGTGATCCTCTTGGAGAGTTGCCTTATACCCAAGACAAAATCGTGAATACGGAGCGGGGAATGAACCAGTATGTCTATCCGCAAAACGATTGGTACAACGACCTTTTCAAACGTTACGCTTTTAACCAAAGGGCCAACCTCAACATCCGAGGCGGTGGAAAGATCGCTCAGTATTACGTTTCGGGTTCTTTCTCGAAAGACAATGGCGTACTGAAAGTCGATAACCGGAATAACTTCAACAACAATATCGACCTGAAGAAATATTCCCTCCGTTCCAATATCGATATCAAGCTGACGCAGACCACCAAGGCGAAGATAATGCTCAGCTCGCGTATCGAGGATTACGTCGGTCCGCTCGATGGCGGTTCGGACCTTTACCGCAAGGTGATGCGCAGTAATCCGGTCCTTTTCCCGGCGGTTTACGCTCCAGACGAGGCTAATGAGTTTACGCCCTACCCGCTGTTCGGCAACTTCGAGGACGGATCTTATATCAACCCTTACGCCGAGATGGTGAAAGGTTACAAGGAAAAATCGTCCTCCACTATCGCCACGCAGTTTCAGCTGGATCAGGATCTCGGATTTATTACCGAAGGACTGAGGGCAAACGCTTTGGTTAACCTTACCCGCAAAAGCTATTTCGACGTAAGCCGTTTTTACAAGCCGTTCTACCACACTGTCGATTCTTACGACCGTGATCAGGACAAGTATACTTTGCACACCATCAACCCTGACGGAGCCAACGGCGGAACGGACTTCTTGGATTATCAGGAAGGGGACAAAAAGGTTCAGAGCACGATTTATTTCCAAGGAATTCTGAATTACAAAAAAGATCTTGGCGGCGACCATACCTTGGCTTCACAGCTGATTTATATTATGCGGAGCCATTCTTTCGCCAATGCCGGTACTTTGCAGACTTCCCTGCCTTCCAGAAATATGGGACTCTCCGGACGTTTCAATTATTATTTTAAAGACAGGTATTTCACCGAATTCAACTTCGGATACAACGGCTCCGAACGTTTCCACGAAAGCGAGCGTTTCGGGTTCTTCCCTAGCGCCGGTTTGGGTTGGATGGTTTCCGAAGAACCTTTCTTCGAATCGTTGTCGAACACCGTTTCCAAACTGAAAATCGGCCTTACTTACGGCCTTACGGGCAACGACAACATCGGTAGCTCTTCCGACCGCTTCTTCTACCTCTCCGAAGTCAAGCTCAACAACGGGGCCCGTTCGGCCCGCTTCGGTACCAACTTCGACGAGGTGAAGGAAGGATCCAGTATCTTGCGTTACGCCGACCCTTCCATTACTTGGGAAACTGCCTACAAAACGAACTTTTCGGTGGAGTTGGACATGTGGAACAGCTGGGAAACCAGACTCGATGTTTTCCATGAAAAAAGGACCAACATCCTTATCGACCGTACCAATATTTCGGCGGCAGCCGGTTTTCAGGCTCCTATCCGGGCCAATGTCGGCGAAGCGCAGTCCCAAGGTTTTGAGATTTCTTCACGCTACGCCCGCAGTTTGGGCAAAGACCTGTTCTTGGCTTTTAAGGGAAGTTTGACTTACGCCACCAGCGAGATTCTGAAATACGACGAACCCGACTACAGCGACACGCCGTGGAGATCAAGGGAAGGCCGTCCGATAAACCAGACTTGGGGCTACGTAGCCGAAAGACTTTTTGTGGACGACGAGGAAATCAGAAATTCGCCCGAGCAAACCTTCGGTCCATACTCGGCAGGCGATATCAAGTACAAGGACATTGACGGCGACGGCAAAATCACCACCGCCGACAAAGTGCCGATAGGAACCCCGACCGCACCGGAAATCACTTACGACTTCGGAGCCTCGCTTTCCTACAAAAACTGGGACGTGAACTTCTTTTTCAAGGGCTACGGCAATACGGCTTTCTGGATAAACCCGGGCGCCATGGCGCCCTTCGTAGACAACGACGGCAAAGGCGGCGTGACTTCCAACAACGCCTTGATGCAAGTGATAGCCGACAACCATTGGAGCGAAGAAAACAGAAATCTTTATGCGCTTTGGCCACGCTTGGCCGCCGACTTGGGCGACTGGGGCAACAACACCCAGACCAGCACCTGGTACATGCGCGAAGGCGATATGCTTAGGCTCAAAAGCTTGGAGCTGGGCTATACTTTCGACAAGAACCTGACTTCGCGCTGGGGAATCGACAAGTTCCGGATCTACTTCACCGGCAACAATCTTTTGGCCTTCAGTAAATTCAAGCTGTGGGATCCCGAAATGGCCGGAAACGGATTGGCCTACCCTATTCAGCGCAGTTTCAACCTTGGCGTACACGTGACGCTCTAA
- a CDS encoding RagB/SusD family nutrient uptake outer membrane protein, which produces MIRRVFSYMFLLVLFASCKDYLDVVPDNLATIDKAFTNRASSERYLYTCYSFLPAEHDQSANMAFLAGDENWLIPRAFNLGAHYGSTYYWDIARGFQNVSDPIGGTSWVATFNPNDKNHTPTSLFVAIRDCNIFLENIDQPKDLPDYERKRWVAEVKFLKAYYHYLLLRMYGPIPVIRENISPSAEAVNLERRPVSEVVDYIVELLDEALEDEDALPTVITQAATEAGRVTRLVAMAVKAKALVLGASPIFDQNGIMSDLANHDGTKLIDMDPATAWPKAKDALEQAVQACEENGVSLYIEESTTKMSDSTRVKLNIRGAVTERWNQELVWGLGPVDRLQRVCVPKFASSQADNLGAASLLAPTMRMAELFYSKNGVPIDEDKSYDFANRFELQRATEDHRYYILEGHETVKLHFDREPRFYADMFFDGGTYFGSGREDDTKPLWSTRMLAGQVSGKKASQQHSVTGYLVKKLIHPKTVVRNGNTGVATERYPFPVIRLADLYLLYAEALNESGASKDQVLEYVDKVRVRAGLKGVSESWMTHSSNPEKPDSQDGRRAIIKRERLIELAFEGHRFWDLRRWLDAESEFQKPIQGWNVDGETPAEYYRVQTVYPLSFERKDYLFPIRQDEIVKNNALVQNPGW; this is translated from the coding sequence ATGATTAGACGAGTTTTTTCATATATGTTTTTGCTGGTGCTTTTTGCTTCCTGCAAAGATTACCTGGACGTAGTGCCTGATAACTTGGCTACTATCGACAAAGCTTTCACCAACAGGGCCAGTTCGGAGAGGTACCTTTATACGTGCTACTCATTCCTTCCGGCTGAACACGACCAGTCGGCGAATATGGCCTTTTTGGCCGGCGACGAGAACTGGCTGATTCCTAGGGCTTTTAACCTCGGGGCCCATTACGGAAGCACTTATTACTGGGATATCGCCCGTGGTTTCCAGAATGTCAGTGACCCGATAGGCGGAACCAGCTGGGTGGCGACTTTTAATCCGAATGATAAAAACCATACGCCTACCAGCCTGTTCGTGGCTATCCGCGACTGTAATATCTTTTTGGAAAATATTGACCAGCCCAAGGATCTGCCGGATTATGAAAGGAAACGTTGGGTCGCCGAGGTGAAATTCCTGAAAGCCTATTACCATTATTTGCTACTGCGGATGTACGGTCCTATTCCGGTAATCCGTGAGAATATTTCGCCGAGTGCGGAGGCCGTTAACTTGGAAAGGCGTCCGGTAAGCGAAGTTGTAGACTATATTGTCGAGTTATTAGACGAAGCTCTGGAAGACGAAGACGCTCTCCCAACCGTGATCACACAAGCGGCGACCGAAGCGGGCCGGGTAACCCGTCTTGTGGCCATGGCCGTAAAAGCAAAAGCCTTGGTGCTAGGCGCAAGCCCGATTTTCGACCAAAACGGAATCATGTCGGACTTGGCGAACCACGACGGAACCAAGCTGATCGATATGGACCCGGCTACGGCTTGGCCGAAAGCCAAAGACGCTTTGGAGCAAGCGGTCCAAGCTTGTGAGGAAAATGGAGTAAGCCTGTATATCGAAGAATCCACCACAAAGATGTCGGACAGTACGCGGGTGAAGCTGAATATACGCGGCGCCGTGACCGAACGCTGGAATCAGGAATTGGTTTGGGGCTTGGGCCCGGTTGACCGGCTTCAGCGGGTATGCGTCCCGAAATTCGCCTCCAGCCAAGCCGACAATCTCGGAGCCGCATCTTTATTGGCGCCCACAATGCGTATGGCTGAGCTGTTCTATAGCAAAAACGGAGTGCCTATAGACGAGGATAAAAGCTACGATTTCGCCAATCGCTTCGAACTGCAAAGGGCGACGGAAGACCACAGGTATTATATCTTGGAAGGACACGAGACCGTCAAACTTCACTTCGACCGTGAGCCCCGTTTCTACGCTGATATGTTTTTCGACGGCGGCACTTACTTTGGCTCAGGCCGCGAAGACGACACCAAACCTTTGTGGAGCACCCGTATGTTGGCAGGCCAGGTTTCGGGCAAAAAAGCGTCTCAACAGCATAGCGTGACAGGCTATTTGGTCAAGAAGCTGATTCATCCCAAAACAGTGGTAAGAAACGGCAATACGGGCGTGGCTACGGAGCGTTATCCGTTCCCCGTTATCCGCTTGGCCGATTTGTACTTGCTGTACGCCGAAGCTCTGAACGAATCTGGAGCCAGCAAAGACCAAGTGTTGGAATACGTGGACAAAGTGCGCGTCAGGGCGGGGCTGAAAGGTGTTTCCGAGTCTTGGATGACGCATTCTTCCAATCCCGAAAAACCGGATAGCCAAGACGGCCGTCGCGCGATCATCAAACGTGAGCGTCTTATAGAACTTGCTTTCGAAGGACACCGATTCTGGGACTTGCGCCGTTGGCTCGACGCCGAATCCGAGTTTCAGAAGCCTATCCAAGGCTGGAACGTCGATGGCGAAACACCGGCGGAATATTATCGGGTACAGACCGTTTATCCGCTCAGTTTTGAACGGAAAGACTACCTTTTCCCGATCAGGCAGGATGAAATCGTCAAGAACAACGCCTTGGTGCAGAACCCGGGTTGGTGA
- a CDS encoding DUF4998 domain-containing protein, translating into MKKIKIYACAVTAVLTTLGACKDVNELHEDYLKDGEEIYIGKPLEIRSVPGKDRLKLVWLNSADPKIKKAQILWGDKSKEVEVAKVGNGEETMEVTIDGLEEKAYVFKVIQKDNTGNESVPAEVTGRVYGQKYIDGLNNSYVELVGTDSAVLLNWSHAKTSILSEVTYMTADGTEKTRTVPSEEEQTVLKDAKFGTDMSLTTMYRPEEESIDDFYADSEALALPKDFGLNRNKFGVSPLATDEPGGKWGGHITNLWNGNKGGDFFYPVGGAIPFHFTIDLGGVTELTRANIIPRKHGSYHNDNTRVLQIWGIAELGGAETTLPSTDEGWEAESAEKGWVLLKTVEMGPEETDGANVAARHKDKAVEFDDDLPAVRYIRIRPMESWGKVSNGTLSEIELFADKVTYPEPVIIK; encoded by the coding sequence ATGAAAAAGATAAAAATATACGCGTGTGCGGTCACTGCGGTTCTGACTACGCTTGGAGCCTGCAAAGACGTTAACGAACTACACGAAGACTACCTCAAGGACGGCGAGGAAATATACATCGGGAAGCCTCTGGAAATTCGTTCCGTACCCGGAAAAGACCGCCTAAAATTGGTCTGGCTAAACAGTGCCGACCCGAAAATCAAGAAAGCCCAGATTCTTTGGGGTGATAAGTCCAAGGAAGTGGAAGTGGCGAAAGTCGGCAATGGCGAGGAAACGATGGAAGTGACTATCGATGGCTTGGAGGAAAAAGCCTACGTATTCAAGGTAATCCAGAAAGATAACACTGGAAACGAGTCCGTGCCCGCCGAGGTAACGGGAAGGGTTTACGGTCAAAAGTATATCGACGGATTGAACAACAGCTACGTTGAGCTGGTCGGAACGGATTCGGCGGTGTTGCTGAACTGGAGCCATGCCAAAACGTCCATTCTTTCCGAGGTAACTTATATGACGGCGGACGGTACGGAGAAAACCCGTACGGTGCCGTCGGAGGAAGAGCAGACGGTGCTTAAAGACGCCAAGTTCGGTACGGATATGAGCCTGACAACCATGTATAGGCCCGAAGAGGAATCGATTGATGATTTCTACGCCGACTCCGAAGCGTTGGCATTGCCGAAGGATTTTGGGCTAAACAGGAATAAATTCGGAGTAAGCCCTCTAGCAACGGACGAACCGGGCGGAAAATGGGGCGGACACATTACGAATCTCTGGAATGGAAACAAAGGTGGCGACTTCTTCTATCCTGTAGGCGGAGCGATTCCATTTCATTTTACAATCGACTTGGGAGGCGTAACGGAGTTGACCCGTGCGAATATCATCCCCAGAAAGCACGGATCTTACCATAACGACAATACCAGAGTATTACAGATTTGGGGAATTGCTGAGTTGGGAGGGGCTGAAACCACTCTTCCGTCTACGGATGAAGGTTGGGAAGCCGAGTCGGCTGAGAAAGGCTGGGTTTTGTTAAAGACTGTGGAAATGGGCCCTGAAGAGACAGACGGAGCCAATGTGGCCGCAAGACACAAGGACAAAGCCGTAGAATTTGATGATGATTTGCCTGCGGTGCGCTATATCCGCATCAGGCCGATGGAGTCTTGGGGAAAAGTTAGCAACGGTACCCTATCCGAAATCGAGTTGTTCGCCGATAAGGTGACGTATCCCGAGCCTGTGATTATTAAATAA
- a CDS encoding DUF5000 domain-containing lipoprotein, which yields MKKYISVLFLALAVALASGCSEEDHFIREGSDGSAPASVSELQVESLPGGAKISYKVPADKDLLFVKAKYRVNSQTERETKTSAFTNFIVVDGFGDMEEKTISITTVDRGGVESSPVEVKVTPMEPPVTSVFKTLELREDFAGVNMTWQNEHLANLAFIILAKNDDGVLEEREAVYSSVEEGDFTLRGLDTLKNVFGAYVRDRWENRSDTILAELKPLFEEEIDRTKWSQLSGAGEVDLANWGGSFRAMVDYRTGISNYGHTKGNESLPLYFSWDMKAKAKLSRIKIWQRPGGYQFQHQNPRVYEIWGSNDPSTDGSFSGWTKLITCESIKPSGLPYGKVSQEDNALVNRGEEFKFPAAASAYRYLRFVMLANWTPGGKDLHISEMGCWGRVEESF from the coding sequence ATGAAAAAATATATCAGCGTACTCTTTCTTGCACTTGCGGTCGCTTTGGCCTCTGGATGTTCGGAAGAAGATCATTTTATCAGGGAAGGCTCCGACGGTTCGGCCCCGGCGTCGGTTTCGGAATTGCAGGTTGAAAGTCTGCCCGGCGGAGCTAAAATATCATACAAAGTTCCGGCGGACAAAGACTTGTTGTTTGTAAAAGCCAAGTACAGGGTAAACAGCCAAACGGAGCGCGAGACCAAAACTTCGGCGTTCACCAACTTTATCGTAGTTGACGGATTCGGCGATATGGAGGAAAAAACGATCTCCATTACCACCGTAGACCGCGGAGGTGTGGAATCGTCGCCCGTTGAGGTGAAAGTTACGCCTATGGAACCGCCCGTAACATCCGTTTTCAAGACTTTGGAATTGCGTGAGGATTTCGCCGGCGTGAATATGACTTGGCAGAATGAGCACTTGGCCAATCTCGCGTTTATAATTTTGGCGAAAAACGATGACGGAGTATTGGAAGAGCGGGAAGCCGTTTATTCCAGTGTCGAAGAGGGCGACTTTACGTTGCGCGGTTTGGATACCCTGAAAAACGTCTTCGGTGCCTACGTGAGGGATCGCTGGGAAAACCGTTCCGATACGATATTGGCGGAGCTTAAACCTCTTTTTGAGGAAGAAATAGACAGAACCAAATGGAGCCAACTTTCAGGTGCGGGTGAAGTCGATTTGGCGAATTGGGGCGGTTCGTTCCGCGCGATGGTCGATTACCGCACGGGAATATCGAATTACGGACATACAAAAGGCAATGAATCTCTGCCTCTGTACTTCAGTTGGGATATGAAGGCCAAAGCTAAACTGAGCAGAATCAAGATTTGGCAACGCCCCGGAGGCTACCAGTTCCAGCACCAAAACCCAAGAGTCTACGAGATTTGGGGAAGCAACGACCCGTCCACGGATGGTTCCTTCAGCGGTTGGACCAAGCTGATTACCTGCGAGTCTATCAAACCTTCGGGTTTGCCCTACGGAAAAGTGTCGCAAGAAGATAACGCTTTGGTGAATCGCGGAGAGGAATTCAAATTTCCGGCAGCGGCCTCGGCCTATCGCTATTTGCGGTTTGTGATGCTGGCCAACTGGACCCCGGGTGGCAAAGACCTCCATATCTCCGAAATGGGATGCTGGGGCCGTGTGGAAGAAAGTTTCTAG
- the prfH gene encoding peptide chain release factor H: MRGNSYLVQITSGRGPAECCLAVAKLTKAFLKEAKKSGLEAKVAERNAGPETNTLSSALIEISGKEMENFRKSWEGSVLWITKSPYRKFHKRKNWFVGVRFIERNTGKISSRRIEFQAVRASGPGGQHVNKTSTAVRATDLATGISVLAQDSRSQKQNKALALERLEAKFRERELADALDSASEQWETHLNLERGNPIRTFRGPEFREI; encoded by the coding sequence ATGAGGGGAAATAGTTATTTGGTACAGATTACCTCGGGCCGTGGCCCCGCCGAGTGTTGTTTGGCCGTAGCCAAACTTACCAAAGCCTTTTTGAAAGAGGCGAAAAAGTCGGGCCTTGAGGCCAAAGTGGCAGAACGTAACGCCGGTCCGGAAACCAATACGCTCAGTTCCGCACTGATTGAAATATCGGGAAAGGAAATGGAGAACTTCCGCAAGAGCTGGGAAGGATCGGTGCTTTGGATCACGAAAAGTCCTTACCGGAAATTCCACAAGCGTAAAAACTGGTTTGTAGGCGTTCGTTTTATCGAACGAAACACCGGCAAAATCAGCTCTAGAAGGATCGAGTTCCAAGCCGTAAGGGCCTCCGGGCCCGGCGGACAGCACGTAAACAAAACGTCAACCGCCGTGCGTGCTACGGATTTGGCTACGGGAATCAGTGTATTGGCGCAGGATTCACGCTCGCAAAAGCAGAACAAAGCTTTGGCCTTGGAACGTCTGGAAGCCAAGTTCCGGGAACGGGAACTGGCCGACGCGCTGGATTCGGCTTCGGAACAATGGGAAACGCATCTGAATTTGGAGCGGGGAAACCCAATCAGAACCTTTAGAGGACCAGAGTTTAGGGAAATCTGA